From Chryseobacterium camelliae:
TATTACCACCCTGAATAATGGCGGGCTGATTATTTATCCGTCTGACACTGTTTATGCCTTGGGATGTAATATTTTTGACATTAGAGCAATGGAAAAGCTTGCACAGATCAAGAAAATTAAGCTTGATAAGGCTCAGTTCTCCATTATTTGTAATGATCTGAGCCATCTGTCAGATTTTACCCGTCCTATCGAAACTTCGGTTTTCCGTTTTCTGAAAAGCCACCTTCCGGGCCCGTTCACATTTATCCTTGAGGCTAACAAGAGCCTCCCATTGGCCTATAAAAACCATAAGACCATCGGTATCCGTGTGCCGGACCACCCGATTCCCCAGCTTATCGTAGAAAAACTGGGCCACCCTATTGCCTCTACCTCAATCAAAGATGATGACGAGATCATCGAATATTCTACAGATCCCGAGCTGATTGCCGAGAAATACGAACATCTGGTGGATATCGTCATCGATTCCGGTTATGGCGATAATGTAGCTTCCACTATTGTAGACCTTACTTCCGGTGAACCAGAAATCATAAGACAGGGTAAAGGCCAGATTTAATTTCCAACTCAAGCAGCATATTTGAAATACTGAATTACTCAAGCTGCTAATTAGATTCAGATTATTTAACAATGAAAATTATAACATCGCCTGCCAAATTAATGAATACGGAGTACTCTTCAGCACTGCTGAAGCCTACAACACCCCGTTTTATTGAAAAGGCAGAACAGATACAGTCTCATCTTCGTGAGAAGTCCCCGAAATACCTTTCTGAGCTGATGGAAATCTCTTCCAAGCTGGCAGATGAAAACTGGGAAAGGAACCAGAAATGGAAAGCCAAACCTTCCGCTAAAGAGTCTGCTCCGGCTTTATATGCATTTACCGGTGAAGTCTACAGAGGCCTTGACGCCAAATCCCTGGATCAAAATGCTGTGGATTACCTGCAGAAAAATTACCGCATCCTTTCAGGACTGTACGGATTGCTGAAACCTTCCGATAAAGTGATGCTGTACCGGCTGGAAATGGGAAGGCCGTTCGGCTTTGAATCGTATAAAAATTTATATGAGATCTGGACGGAAACCGTCACGGCTCAGCTGAATTCAGAAATGAAGAAAGGTGAATTCCTGCTGAACCTGGCAAGCAACGAGTATGGCAAAGTCGTTAACCGTAAAATGCTCGCCCATCCTGTGGTTGATGTTGAATTTTACCAGTTGAAGGATGGCAAGCCTAAAACTATCGTCGTATACACCAAACATGCGCGCGGAATGGTGGCGCGGTTCTGTGCAGAAACCAATGCCAAAACGCTGAATGATGTTAAAGCCTTTAATGAGGAAGGCTACCTGATCGATGAGGAAAAGTCAAACGACAATAAACTGGTTTTTGTGCGATAGATCCATGACGATTGCAGATTTTAAGAATTATTTTAAGGCTGAACTGAGTGAACAGTATTCGGACTCTGAGATGAAGTTCCTGTGTTCTGTTTTTATCCAAAAGAAAGTTGGCTTCAATCCTTATCTTCAGAGAAAGTTTGCCGATCAGGAATTGCTGATTTCAGACCAGGAAGAATTGCTTGATGCTGTGGCCGGATTAAAGTCCGGGCGTCCTTATCAGCATGTACTCGGGGAAACGGAATTTTTCGGAATGACCTTTTCAGTAAATGAGCATGTCCTTATTCCACGTCCTGAAACAGAAGAACTGCTGGAACTCGCTGTAAAGTCCATCAGCAAATCATCCCTCAGCCTACAGGGAATGAAAATCCTCGATATCGGGACAGGAAGCGGAGTTATTCCCCTGGTCCTGAAAAAACACTTTCCTGAAGCAGACGTAAGCTCAATTGATTTTTCCAGAGAAGCCCTAGAAACCGCAAAAAAAAACGCTTTGTATCATAAGCTGGATATCAACTTTATCCATGCGGATTACCTTAATTCTGAGCTGAGCCAGAACTTTGATATCATTATTTCCAATCCGCCCTATATCGGGATTGATGAAAGGGATGAAATTAATGATTCGGTGAAAGGTTTTGAGCCTGAAATGGCCCTTTTCTCCCCTACTTCCGACGCACTGATCTTTTACAGAAAGATTGCTAGGGACTCCGTACAATACCTGAACCCGAACGGTCTTCTCTTTTTAGAAATCAACCAGAAACTGGGGCCGGAAACCCTTGGCTTATATACGGACCACTTTGCTGATGCCCAGCTCATCAAAGATCTGTCAGGAAACGACAGGTTTATTGTTGGGATCAGATAAAGAAAACCTTTAATTTATATTCAAAAGACAATTGAAGACCAGGTAGACATCGAAAATCGGATTCGTTTTGAGTTCAGATTCTATGCCTAGCTTTACAGTATTTTTTCGTTTTCAAGGAT
This genomic window contains:
- a CDS encoding L-threonylcarbamoyladenylate synthase: MAKVLKIYPDNPQEKLINEVITTLNNGGLIIYPSDTVYALGCNIFDIRAMEKLAQIKKIKLDKAQFSIICNDLSHLSDFTRPIETSVFRFLKSHLPGPFTFILEANKSLPLAYKNHKTIGIRVPDHPIPQLIVEKLGHPIASTSIKDDDEIIEYSTDPELIAEKYEHLVDIVIDSGYGDNVASTIVDLTSGEPEIIRQGKGQI
- the yaaA gene encoding peroxide stress protein YaaA, giving the protein MKIITSPAKLMNTEYSSALLKPTTPRFIEKAEQIQSHLREKSPKYLSELMEISSKLADENWERNQKWKAKPSAKESAPALYAFTGEVYRGLDAKSLDQNAVDYLQKNYRILSGLYGLLKPSDKVMLYRLEMGRPFGFESYKNLYEIWTETVTAQLNSEMKKGEFLLNLASNEYGKVVNRKMLAHPVVDVEFYQLKDGKPKTIVVYTKHARGMVARFCAETNAKTLNDVKAFNEEGYLIDEEKSNDNKLVFVR
- the prmC gene encoding peptide chain release factor N(5)-glutamine methyltransferase, with the protein product MTIADFKNYFKAELSEQYSDSEMKFLCSVFIQKKVGFNPYLQRKFADQELLISDQEELLDAVAGLKSGRPYQHVLGETEFFGMTFSVNEHVLIPRPETEELLELAVKSISKSSLSLQGMKILDIGTGSGVIPLVLKKHFPEADVSSIDFSREALETAKKNALYHKLDINFIHADYLNSELSQNFDIIISNPPYIGIDERDEINDSVKGFEPEMALFSPTSDALIFYRKIARDSVQYLNPNGLLFLEINQKLGPETLGLYTDHFADAQLIKDLSGNDRFIVGIR